Part of the Clostridia bacterium genome is shown below.
TAGAGCAATTTTAATAAGATGCTACACAGAATATGCTAACACATTTTATTTGGAAAGTAAATTTTGAACTATCACTAGGCTATCCCTATAGTTCCTAAGGAAGATTGAAGGGCAATACTATTAATTTTTTTTAACTAGTAAGCCGCATTCGCTCGCTTCATTTTTGCAAGCATGGCTGTATGACATGCTTTGTTCACTAGTATAGACGTTTTACCTCCTTTAATATATATAATATATACTAAATATTGTCAATAGTATACATTTTAGGAGGAATGTAAAATGGAATCTGATGATATTAAGACTTTGAATGTATTTCTAAGCATTACGGTTGGCAAATCTATAAAATAGTCAAAAAGGAGAATTTGAGCTTCATTAATGAAGTGATTTTATGTTAGAATTAAAAGTAGAGAAAATTTGTTTGCACATCTTGTAATTTGCCCCTTAAAAATTATTTAATACTCATTTTTTTTAAGAAATAAATAATAGGGATGAAAAATTATGCGGATTCGTAATAAAAAAACAGAACGTGGTTTATGGGCAGCTGGAGAAAAAACAGTAGCAAAAAATAAGGCGGTTGCGGCTGCCCAGCATTCATTTAAAAATATTTTACAAGAGGAAAGTTCACTTTATTGGCAGGAACGTTTACAGCTATTATTGGAGAATTTAGATCAGCTGGGTCAGCGATTATTAAAAACTTTTTCCATTGAGGATTTATTAGTTTATAAACAATTACTTAGTAGTTTCCTAGATGAGGCTGTGGGGCAAATGTATGTTGTGAAAAAGGAAACTGGTTGGCTGCCATCTGGACGCCGTAAATTATATCAACGAGTGGAGCTATTGAATCAGGAAGTTGAAAAATTAACACAGTTAATTTTAGATGAACAAAAAGATTCAGTGCAATTAGTGGCTAAATTAGATACTATCCGCGGTTTGTTGGTCGATTTGTATTCATGAAGTAGGTGGTAAAATTTGAGTTTTGCCGATATTTATGGTCAAAAAAGGGCTATTAATTTATTACAAGCTGATTTTAAACAGGGGCGAGTTGGCCATGCTTATTTATTTTATGGTCCGGCAGGTGTTGGCAAATGTAAAACCGCCGCGGTTTTCGCAAAGCTTTTAAACTGTGAGCAACCGAAAAATCTTGAGCCTTGTGGTTTTTGTACGGCTTGTCGTAAGTTTTCTACTGGTAATTTCCCGGATCTTGCTATTGTAGAACCAGTTGGTCAATCCCTTAAAATCGAACAAATACGTGCACTTCAAGAAAAAATTTATTTAAAATCGTATGAGGGGAAATATAAGGTTATAATTATTAAAGAGGCGGACTTAATGACTAATCAGGCAGCCAATAGTCTGCTTAAGATTTTGGAAGAACCACCGCAAAAAACTGTTTTTATTTTATTGGTTTCTGATTTAAGTAAATTACCGGTTACCATTTGTTCTCGCTGTCAATTATTAGCATTCACTTATCTTTCTGATGAGATTTTAAGTAAGCTTCTTCAGGAAAAAGGTGAAAGGTCAGCTGCAGTTTTATTGTTGGCACAAGGTTCAGTAACTAAGGCTAGACAAATAATGCAAGCTGATTTTGGGGATAAAATAGAGAAAAGGTTTGAAGTTTTACAAAAAAAAGGCTATTGGGAATGGCTGCTTTGGGCTAAGGAATTGGCCGAGGATGAGAATTTAAGTGAATTTATGTTGGAATGGTTATTGATTGTTTATCATCAGAGATTGCTTGAACTTACGGTGGAAGAAAGGGAATTAGGCAAAATTAGTCAGGCTGTGGTTAAAGGCTGTTTTAAGGCCTTAGAAGAAATTAATCAAACTATATTTTATTTGCGTAATAAAGGAAATCGTCGTTTGGCTTGGGAAGTGCTGTTTTTAAAATTAAGTAAAATTGAGCAAAGTGAAGGGGGGGTAGCCCTTTATGGTTGAAGTAGTAGGAGTAAGGTTTCGACCTGTAGGGAAAATTTATTATTTTGATCCAATCGATTTTGTATTACCTAAGGGTACACCGGTAATTGTGGAAACAGTTCGTGGTGCGGAATTAGGGGAAGTGATTATAGAGAAACGCAGTGTCCTGACAGAGGATGTTATTTTGCCGTTAAAAAAGGTGCTTAGAATTGCTACCGAAAAGGACTTGCAGGACCTTGAGGAAAATCGGGCCAAAGAAGATTGGGCTGCTGAAATTTGTTTGGAAAAAATTAAAAAACATGGTCTACCAATGCACCTAGTGGATGTCGAGTATAGTTTCGATGCCAGTAAAATAGTTTTTTATTTTACGGCAGACGGACGCGTAGATTTTAGGGAATTAGTCAAAGATTTAGCCTCTGTATTTCGAACCCGTATTGAACTTCGGCAAATTGGGGTCCGGGATGAAGCTAAATTTTTAGGAGGGCTTGGTTCCTGTGGTCG
Proteins encoded:
- a CDS encoding YaaR family protein, which codes for MRIRNKKTERGLWAAGEKTVAKNKAVAAAQHSFKNILQEESSLYWQERLQLLLENLDQLGQRLLKTFSIEDLLVYKQLLSSFLDEAVGQMYVVKKETGWLPSGRRKLYQRVELLNQEVEKLTQLILDEQKDSVQLVAKLDTIRGLLVDLYS
- the holB gene encoding DNA polymerase III subunit delta', encoding MSFADIYGQKRAINLLQADFKQGRVGHAYLFYGPAGVGKCKTAAVFAKLLNCEQPKNLEPCGFCTACRKFSTGNFPDLAIVEPVGQSLKIEQIRALQEKIYLKSYEGKYKVIIIKEADLMTNQAANSLLKILEEPPQKTVFILLVSDLSKLPVTICSRCQLLAFTYLSDEILSKLLQEKGERSAAVLLLAQGSVTKARQIMQADFGDKIEKRFEVLQKKGYWEWLLWAKELAEDENLSEFMLEWLLIVYHQRLLELTVEERELGKISQAVVKGCFKALEEINQTIFYLRNKGNRRLAWEVLFLKLSKIEQSEGGVALYG
- a CDS encoding stage 0 sporulation family protein; amino-acid sequence: MVEVVGVRFRPVGKIYYFDPIDFVLPKGTPVIVETVRGAELGEVIIEKRSVLTEDVILPLKKVLRIATEKDLQDLEENRAKEDWAAEICLEKIKKHGLPMHLVDVEYSFDASKIVFYFTADGRVDFRELVKDLASVFRTRIELRQIGVRDEAKFLGGLGSCGRELCCATFLGDFEPVSIRMAKEQNLSLNPSKISGICGRLMCCLNYEKVCYQAKGETEESS